A region of Subtercola boreus DNA encodes the following proteins:
- a CDS encoding SulP family inorganic anion transporter has translation MPPASAPKSAATPGLPATFGVRDVLRSPRLLTREALAGIVTTLALVPEVISFSVIAGVDPLVSLVSSIVLVLTMTFLGGRPAMVTAAAGSVALVVAPLVHEHGTQYVLPAVILAGIVQIVFGLTGLARLMRFIPRSVMIGFVNALGILIFVAQVPHLIDVPWIVYPLFAVTVAIILVLPRFTKAVPAPLVAIVVVTALVVAAGLMVPDVADEGPLTGGLPGLTPFLVPLNLETVQIIWPTALSVAFVGLMETLLTAKLVDELTDTPSHKGRESWALGVANIAAGFYGGIAGCAMIGQTIVNVKIGRARTRVSTFFAGLVLLALVTGLSGVMGRIPMVALAAVMMIVAITTVDWHSVRPSTLRRMPVPETLVMVVTVVVVVATGNLAIGVIVGVVLAMVLFARRVAHVIRVERLVADDGLSVHYVIDGPLFFRSSNDLVDRFSYADDPPVATLDFSRAQVWDASSVAALDSIETKFAAHSVAVTISGLDDRSARMHRRLTGTLGA, from the coding sequence ATGCCCCCCGCCAGTGCACCGAAATCCGCCGCGACGCCGGGGCTCCCCGCGACGTTCGGCGTGCGCGACGTCCTGCGCTCGCCCAGGCTGCTCACCCGTGAGGCGCTCGCGGGCATCGTCACCACGCTCGCGCTGGTACCCGAGGTCATCTCGTTCTCGGTCATCGCCGGCGTCGACCCGCTCGTCAGCCTCGTCTCCTCGATCGTGCTCGTGCTGACGATGACGTTCCTCGGCGGTCGCCCCGCGATGGTCACCGCCGCAGCCGGATCCGTCGCCCTCGTCGTGGCGCCGCTGGTGCACGAACACGGCACGCAGTACGTGCTCCCGGCGGTCATCCTCGCCGGCATCGTGCAGATCGTCTTCGGGCTCACCGGTCTCGCGCGGCTGATGCGGTTCATCCCGCGCTCGGTCATGATCGGGTTCGTGAACGCCCTGGGCATCCTCATCTTCGTGGCGCAGGTGCCGCACCTCATCGACGTGCCGTGGATCGTCTACCCGCTGTTCGCGGTGACGGTGGCGATCATCCTGGTGCTGCCGCGGTTCACGAAGGCGGTTCCGGCGCCGCTGGTCGCGATCGTTGTCGTCACGGCCCTGGTCGTGGCGGCTGGGCTGATGGTTCCGGATGTCGCGGACGAGGGCCCCCTCACCGGCGGGTTGCCCGGCCTCACCCCCTTTCTCGTTCCGCTGAACCTCGAGACGGTGCAGATCATCTGGCCGACAGCGCTCAGCGTGGCGTTCGTCGGGCTCATGGAGACCCTGCTCACCGCGAAACTCGTCGACGAGCTCACCGACACGCCCTCCCACAAGGGTCGCGAGTCCTGGGCGCTCGGGGTGGCGAACATCGCGGCCGGTTTCTATGGCGGCATCGCCGGCTGCGCCATGATCGGCCAGACCATCGTGAACGTGAAGATCGGCCGGGCCCGCACGAGGGTCTCGACGTTTTTCGCAGGCCTTGTGCTGCTCGCGCTCGTCACCGGGCTGAGCGGCGTGATGGGGCGCATCCCGATGGTGGCGCTCGCCGCGGTGATGATGATCGTAGCGATCACGACGGTCGACTGGCACAGCGTGAGGCCGTCGACGCTCCGGCGGATGCCCGTTCCCGAGACCCTCGTGATGGTCGTGACCGTCGTGGTGGTGGTCGCCACCGGCAACCTCGCGATCGGCGTGATCGTCGGGGTGGTGCTCGCGATGGTCCTCTTCGCACGGCGGGTCGCGCACGTCATCCGTGTGGAGCGCCTTGTCGCGGACGACGGGCTGTCGGTGCACTACGTCATCGACGGGCCGCTCTTCTTCCGCAGCAGCAACGACCTCGTCGACCGGTTCTCGTACGCCGACGATCCGCCCGTGGCGACGCTCGACTTCAGCCGGGCGCAGGTCTGGGACGCCTCCAGCGTCGCCGCGCTCGACTCGATCGAGACGAAGTTCGCCGCCCACAGCGTGGCCGTCACCATCAGCGGCCTCGACGACCGCAGCGCGCGGATGCACCGCCGCCTCACCGGCACCCTCGGCGCCTGA
- a CDS encoding PDDEXK nuclease domain-containing protein, translated as MRLRDGWGSGVIARLAVDLRAEFPQMTGLSRSNLHYMRGLAAAWPERSAIVQQPVGQLPWGHITVLLDRFEQQPARDWYAAEAVAHGWSRNVLLNQIKNRTLERSGAAPSNFEAKLPHPDSELAQQIAKDPYVFDFLGLGEEVAERQLERALTDRMEETLRELGQGFAFVGRQVHFDVGGDDFLICGSRNDHTVRYSLGRSDSPMAVATYAYESLPPAEQAALPDADVLVWAL; from the coding sequence CTGCGGCTTCGTGACGGGTGGGGCAGCGGTGTGATTGCCCGCCTCGCGGTGGATCTGCGGGCTGAATTCCCGCAGATGACGGGACTTTCGCGAAGCAACCTCCACTACATGCGCGGCTTGGCGGCGGCGTGGCCGGAGCGGTCCGCAATTGTCCAACAGCCTGTTGGACAATTGCCGTGGGGTCATATCACCGTCCTGTTGGACAGGTTCGAGCAACAACCCGCCCGGGACTGGTACGCCGCCGAGGCCGTTGCGCACGGTTGGTCCCGCAACGTTCTGCTCAACCAGATCAAGAACCGCACGCTGGAGCGCTCGGGGGCCGCTCCGAGCAATTTCGAGGCCAAGCTCCCGCATCCCGACTCTGAGCTCGCCCAGCAGATCGCCAAGGATCCCTACGTCTTCGACTTCCTCGGGCTCGGTGAGGAGGTGGCCGAACGGCAGCTTGAGAGGGCGTTGACCGACCGGATGGAGGAGACCCTCCGTGAGTTGGGGCAGGGCTTTGCCTTCGTCGGCAGGCAGGTGCACTTCGATGTCGGCGGTGACGACTTCCTGATCTGCGGCAGCCGCAACGACCACACGGTCCGATACTCGCTCGGCCGGTCGGACTCGCCGATGGCCGTCGCGACCTACGCCTACGAGTCGTTGCCACCCGCTGAGCAAGCGGCTCTTCCAGACGCCGACGTTCTCGTCTGGGCGCTCTGA
- a CDS encoding TetR/AcrR family transcriptional regulator — MPKVTAEYREARRDEITAAALRCFQARGFAATSMTDIIAESGLSAGAIYGHFEGKHDIMMAAAREVIGHRVADLRELSGDAAPSPADVVSRMMTGLSGDVAKPPLLLQVWAQAMVEDGVRELLWTVFGDIREAYDHYFMRWAVEHESLAEDAAREWTAALMPAAIGLAQGYIVQSAVFPAFDADAYIASVHRVLPH; from the coding sequence ATGCCCAAGGTGACCGCCGAATACCGTGAGGCCCGGCGTGACGAGATCACGGCCGCGGCGCTGCGCTGCTTCCAGGCACGGGGTTTCGCCGCGACATCCATGACCGACATCATTGCGGAGTCCGGGCTCTCGGCCGGCGCGATCTACGGTCACTTCGAGGGCAAACACGACATCATGATGGCGGCCGCGCGCGAGGTGATCGGCCACCGAGTCGCCGACCTCCGCGAACTCTCCGGCGACGCGGCCCCCTCCCCAGCCGACGTGGTCTCGCGCATGATGACCGGACTGTCCGGCGACGTCGCGAAACCGCCACTGCTGCTTCAGGTGTGGGCCCAGGCGATGGTCGAAGACGGCGTGCGCGAACTGCTCTGGACGGTCTTCGGCGACATTCGGGAGGCCTACGACCACTACTTCATGCGCTGGGCCGTCGAGCACGAATCACTCGCCGAGGACGCGGCGCGCGAATGGACGGCGGCCCTGATGCCCGCGGCGATCGGCCTCGCCCAGGGCTACATCGTGCAGTCGGCGGTCTTCCCGGCCTTCGACGCCGACGCCTACATCGCCTCGGTGCACCGCGTGCTCCCGCACTGA
- a CDS encoding ABC transporter substrate-binding protein yields the protein MKKILRRAAVTSVATLAILGLAACSTAENSSAGSADGTVYFGVSAAQTGQYAQYGQQFKEAFDLAVDEVNANGGINGQKVALKYEDSQSDPKQSVAVAQKFVGDSDISLVFGDYSSAASIPASPIYTQGKLLQYGFNNSNPDFTAKGSDYQWSTSITTTASYVWTADYIKKQGVNTVGLTYLNTADWGIPAYNAFKDEADKIGLKIVDAEGVLDTSDDYRPSLSKAVADSPDAFVHIGYGPDAAKIVTQLRAIGYDKTFYGGQDEQSFDGTPDAAGSVIGAQFIETNPDPAVAKFVAAFKAKYPNETAVTSFEAGAYDALYVAVAAAKAGGATRDGILKGFQELKDVPSVVYGTISLDPTTRRVQSPQLTPTILTDGKWVAES from the coding sequence ATGAAGAAGATCCTCCGACGCGCAGCCGTGACCTCCGTCGCCACCCTCGCCATCCTGGGTCTCGCCGCCTGCAGCACCGCGGAGAACTCGTCCGCCGGTTCCGCTGACGGAACGGTCTACTTCGGGGTCTCCGCGGCGCAGACCGGCCAGTACGCGCAGTACGGCCAGCAGTTCAAGGAGGCCTTCGACCTCGCGGTCGACGAGGTGAACGCGAACGGCGGGATCAACGGCCAGAAGGTCGCCCTGAAGTACGAGGACTCGCAGTCCGACCCGAAGCAGTCGGTCGCGGTGGCGCAGAAGTTCGTCGGCGACAGCGACATCAGCCTGGTGTTCGGGGACTACTCCTCCGCGGCATCCATTCCGGCCTCGCCGATCTACACGCAGGGCAAACTGCTGCAGTACGGCTTCAACAACTCGAACCCCGACTTCACCGCCAAGGGTTCCGACTACCAGTGGTCGACCTCGATCACCACGACGGCGAGCTACGTCTGGACGGCCGACTACATCAAGAAGCAGGGCGTCAACACGGTCGGCCTGACCTACCTGAACACGGCCGACTGGGGCATCCCGGCCTACAACGCGTTCAAGGACGAGGCCGACAAGATCGGCCTGAAGATCGTCGACGCCGAAGGTGTGCTCGACACCTCCGACGACTACCGGCCCTCGCTCAGCAAGGCCGTCGCCGACTCTCCCGACGCCTTCGTGCACATCGGCTACGGACCCGATGCCGCGAAGATCGTCACCCAGCTCCGTGCGATCGGCTACGACAAGACGTTCTACGGCGGGCAGGACGAGCAGTCGTTCGACGGCACGCCCGATGCTGCAGGATCCGTCATCGGCGCCCAGTTCATCGAGACGAATCCCGACCCCGCGGTCGCGAAGTTCGTCGCGGCGTTCAAGGCCAAGTACCCGAACGAGACCGCGGTGACGAGCTTCGAGGCCGGTGCCTATGACGCCCTCTACGTGGCGGTGGCCGCTGCGAAGGCCGGCGGCGCCACGCGCGACGGCATCCTGAAGGGCTTCCAGGAGCTGAAGGACGTGCCGAGCGTCGTCTACGGAACGATCAGCCTCGACCCGACCACGCGCCGGGTGCAGTCGCCGCAGCTCACCCCGACCATCCTCACCGACGGCAAGTGGGTCGCCGAGAGTTGA
- a CDS encoding ABC transporter permease, whose product MIDTLIAGLLRGNVYALGAVGISLVFGVMNVVNFAQFSFFGLGAILAWFFVAELGLPFWIALPLVLVICAGLGLVINISVVRPLAKYLPLAAMLSTYAVSQILDNVSQIAFTAQFQVFPKVLPTSNLQIGNMRFGTSDVVMLGTTAVIMVGISLFLKYGKLGRAIRATSQDQEAALQMGIPVGLVQNVSFVIASALGGLAGVFIALYVGVANPGSGLNIGLTAFVAATLGGLGSLVGAVVGGFVLGILEAFGIHFFGDTARQIIVFVVLIVVLIVRPGGLFGKVPLLSAEPLTGTFLGKGRPLRIPRWVWPAAFVVLGVLVPVFANNYILTTGTQVLIYAIIAAGFTVTAGQAGVLALGQAGPIAIGAYMSAVLTLYLHFPFWVALPLAGLVSAIVASILASPIWGVKGHYISIATLGLGIAIVAVIQLVFPQGIYNIPVPEFFGTPLSTPLAYYLIDFVVLVITLVIMWRIRGSHLGKVISSVGADEVAALASGVRGRNYKALAFAISAFFAGIGGSLLAHQYTYIDPTIFTMMMSLLVVTIVILGGINLPYGAVVGSIILIGAMELLRFTPELRIIVYGLVLILVVRFRPGGILVRKS is encoded by the coding sequence TTGATCGACACCCTGATCGCAGGACTGCTCCGGGGGAACGTCTACGCCCTCGGAGCGGTCGGCATCTCGCTGGTCTTCGGCGTGATGAACGTCGTCAACTTCGCCCAGTTCTCGTTCTTCGGCCTGGGCGCCATACTGGCATGGTTCTTCGTGGCCGAACTCGGGCTGCCGTTCTGGATCGCGCTGCCGCTTGTTCTCGTCATCTGCGCGGGGCTCGGGCTCGTGATCAACATCTCCGTGGTGCGCCCGCTCGCGAAGTACCTGCCGCTCGCGGCGATGCTCTCGACCTACGCCGTCTCGCAGATCCTCGACAACGTGTCGCAGATCGCGTTCACCGCCCAGTTCCAGGTGTTCCCGAAGGTGCTGCCCACGTCGAACCTGCAGATCGGCAACATGCGGTTCGGCACGTCTGACGTGGTGATGCTCGGCACGACCGCGGTCATCATGGTCGGCATCTCGCTGTTCCTGAAGTACGGCAAGCTCGGCCGCGCCATCCGTGCCACCTCCCAGGACCAGGAGGCGGCCCTGCAGATGGGCATCCCCGTCGGGCTGGTGCAGAACGTCTCGTTCGTCATCGCCTCGGCGCTCGGCGGCCTCGCGGGCGTGTTCATCGCGCTCTACGTGGGGGTCGCGAACCCCGGTTCGGGGCTGAACATCGGCCTCACAGCCTTCGTGGCAGCGACCCTCGGCGGCCTCGGCTCGCTCGTCGGGGCTGTCGTGGGCGGCTTCGTGCTGGGCATCCTCGAAGCCTTCGGCATCCACTTCTTCGGCGACACCGCGCGCCAGATCATCGTCTTCGTGGTTCTGATCGTGGTGCTCATCGTGCGGCCCGGCGGTCTGTTCGGCAAGGTGCCGCTGCTCTCGGCGGAACCGTTGACGGGCACGTTCCTCGGAAAGGGGAGACCGCTGCGCATCCCGCGCTGGGTCTGGCCGGCCGCGTTCGTCGTGCTCGGAGTGCTGGTTCCCGTGTTCGCGAACAACTACATCCTCACCACGGGCACGCAGGTACTGATCTACGCGATCATCGCCGCCGGGTTCACGGTCACGGCGGGCCAGGCGGGCGTACTCGCCCTCGGACAGGCCGGCCCGATCGCCATCGGCGCCTACATGTCGGCGGTGCTGACGCTCTACCTGCACTTCCCGTTCTGGGTGGCGTTGCCGCTCGCCGGGCTCGTGTCGGCGATCGTCGCCTCGATCCTCGCCTCGCCCATCTGGGGCGTGAAGGGGCACTACATCTCGATTGCGACGCTCGGCCTGGGGATCGCGATCGTCGCGGTGATCCAGCTGGTCTTCCCGCAGGGCATCTACAACATCCCGGTGCCCGAGTTCTTCGGCACCCCGCTCTCGACCCCGCTGGCGTACTACCTGATCGACTTCGTGGTGCTCGTCATCACGCTGGTCATCATGTGGCGCATCCGCGGCTCGCACCTCGGCAAGGTGATCTCGAGCGTCGGGGCGGATGAGGTCGCGGCCCTGGCGTCGGGCGTGCGGGGGCGCAACTACAAGGCGCTCGCGTTCGCGATCTCGGCATTCTTCGCGGGTATCGGCGGGTCGCTGCTCGCGCACCAGTACACCTACATCGATCCGACGATCTTCACGATGATGATGTCGCTGCTGGTGGTGACCATCGTGATCCTCGGTGGCATCAACCTGCCCTACGGCGCGGTCGTCGGGTCGATCATCCTGATCGGTGCGATGGAGCTGCTGCGGTTCACGCCGGAACTCCGGATCATCGTCTACGGCCTGGTACTGATCCTCGTGGTGAGGTTCCGTCCCGGGGGAATCCTGGTGAGGAAGTCATGA
- a CDS encoding ABC transporter ATP-binding protein, which yields MSDQLLQVDGLERHFDGLKAVDGISFSVAPGEVVSIIGPNGSGKTTTLNLVSGAIRPHGGSITLAGARIDRADSARIAEHGIARTFQNGRVFATLSVADNIEVGMHSTLTASRPFRGLSNLFLLRWIPLLGELFIAIVGTPASRREGRMIADGVDAEIHRFEARLGPRRHDPAYSLSYANRRRTEIARAMAQKPKLLVLDEPTAGMNQSETSEVLQQLLDLKAEGQAILLVEHKLDLVMRVSDRVIVMDGGRIIAEGAPEVVRHDPAVIEAYIGRRREAKRGGAA from the coding sequence ATGAGCGATCAGCTGCTGCAGGTCGACGGTCTCGAGCGGCACTTCGACGGGTTGAAGGCGGTGGACGGCATCTCGTTCAGCGTCGCGCCGGGCGAGGTCGTGTCGATCATCGGCCCGAACGGCTCGGGCAAGACCACCACGCTGAACCTGGTGAGCGGCGCGATCCGCCCGCACGGCGGATCCATCACCCTCGCGGGCGCGCGCATCGACAGGGCCGACAGTGCGCGCATCGCCGAGCACGGCATTGCGCGCACCTTCCAGAACGGGCGTGTCTTCGCGACCCTCTCGGTGGCCGACAACATCGAGGTGGGGATGCACTCGACACTGACGGCCAGCCGGCCGTTCCGCGGGCTGTCGAACCTGTTCCTGCTGCGCTGGATCCCGCTGCTCGGCGAACTGTTCATCGCGATCGTCGGCACTCCCGCCTCACGGCGCGAGGGGCGGATGATCGCCGACGGTGTCGATGCGGAGATCCACCGGTTCGAGGCCCGCCTCGGGCCGCGGCGGCACGACCCCGCCTACTCCCTGAGCTACGCCAACCGCCGCCGCACCGAGATCGCGCGGGCGATGGCGCAGAAACCTAAGCTGCTGGTGCTCGACGAACCGACCGCGGGAATGAACCAGTCCGAGACATCCGAGGTGCTGCAGCAACTGCTCGACCTGAAGGCCGAGGGGCAGGCGATCCTGCTGGTGGAGCACAAGCTCGACCTCGTGATGCGGGTCTCCGACCGGGTGATCGTGATGGACGGCGGGCGGATCATCGCCGAGGGCGCGCCCGAGGTCGTGCGGCACGATCCCGCCGTGATCGAGGCCTACATCGGGCGCCGGCGCGAAGCGAAACGGGGTGGTGCAGCGTGA
- a CDS encoding ABC transporter ATP-binding protein, which produces MSALLELDDVNVFYGPFHALRGNSLTVGEGEIVSLLGGNASGKSTTMKTILGLIRVKSGTVRFAGADITHSSTRRRIASGIASVPEARRVFPQMTVDENLLAGAYTRSDRAGIADDLERMREHFPRLAERRKQEAGTLSGGEQQMLAFARALMSRPKLICMDEPTMGLSPKLVDQVLDEIVRINTELGVAVLFVEQQAELALSIASRGYVLATGAIVLEGTARELLDDPHIQEAYLGKAAS; this is translated from the coding sequence GTGAGCGCACTTCTGGAACTCGACGACGTGAATGTGTTCTACGGGCCGTTCCACGCGCTCCGCGGCAACAGTCTCACGGTGGGCGAGGGAGAGATCGTCTCGCTGCTCGGCGGCAACGCGAGCGGCAAGTCGACCACGATGAAGACGATCCTCGGTCTGATCAGGGTGAAGTCGGGCACGGTGCGGTTCGCGGGGGCCGACATCACGCACTCCTCCACGAGGCGCCGGATCGCGTCGGGTATCGCCTCGGTGCCGGAAGCGCGCCGGGTGTTCCCGCAGATGACGGTCGACGAGAACCTGCTCGCGGGGGCGTACACCCGCTCCGACCGCGCCGGCATCGCCGACGACCTCGAACGGATGCGCGAGCACTTCCCGCGGCTGGCCGAACGGCGCAAGCAGGAGGCCGGCACCCTCTCCGGCGGCGAACAGCAGATGCTCGCCTTCGCCCGCGCGCTGATGAGCCGCCCGAAGCTCATCTGCATGGACGAACCGACCATGGGGCTCTCGCCGAAACTCGTCGACCAGGTGCTCGACGAGATCGTGCGCATCAACACCGAACTCGGGGTGGCCGTGCTGTTCGTCGAGCAGCAGGCCGAGCTGGCCCTCTCGATCGCCTCGCGCGGCTACGTGCTGGCGACGGGCGCGATCGTGCTGGAGGGCACGGCGCGCGAGTTGCTCGACGATCCCCACATCCAGGAGGCCTACCTCGGAAAGGCGGCGTCATGA
- a CDS encoding putative FMN-dependent luciferase-like monooxygenase: MTSPRLGYFTRLLGDAPPRERYRNALAQFVRAEELGFDTGWVAQHHFHRDEGGLPSPFVFLAQVAARTSRITLATGIVTLPLEAPLRVAEDAAVLWLLSDGRFELGIGSGGTATSFPPFGLEVDDRPATYVANKQIVLGALRGETLTTDDGALYPPAPGLADTLWEATFSVSGAARIGAEGHGLLLSRTQPRPTFTGRGSAPDQLALVEAYRAALPTGVAPRIMASRSALVVDTDEDARRWRAQGIDHSRPMLAAQGVPVPPEVDDASLAAYLDLHVGTVSQVLASLGSDPILPLATDIVFQPHPVDPPHEVVLRSLELLAREVAPALGWVPQS; the protein is encoded by the coding sequence ATGACGTCCCCTCGTCTCGGCTATTTCACCCGGCTGCTCGGCGACGCACCGCCGCGGGAGCGCTATCGCAACGCCCTCGCGCAGTTCGTGCGCGCCGAGGAGCTCGGGTTCGACACGGGGTGGGTGGCGCAGCACCACTTCCACCGCGATGAGGGCGGCTTGCCGTCGCCGTTCGTCTTCCTCGCACAGGTGGCGGCCCGCACGTCTCGCATCACCCTGGCCACGGGCATCGTGACGCTGCCGCTCGAAGCACCGCTGCGGGTCGCCGAAGACGCTGCCGTGCTGTGGCTGCTCAGCGACGGCCGCTTCGAGCTCGGGATCGGGTCGGGGGGCACCGCGACATCCTTCCCGCCGTTCGGACTCGAGGTGGATGACCGGCCGGCCACCTACGTCGCCAACAAGCAGATCGTGCTGGGCGCGCTCCGCGGTGAGACGCTGACGACCGACGACGGTGCGCTCTACCCGCCCGCCCCCGGCCTCGCGGACACGCTCTGGGAGGCGACCTTCTCGGTGAGCGGCGCAGCACGGATCGGCGCCGAGGGGCACGGCCTGCTGCTGTCGCGCACCCAGCCGAGGCCCACGTTCACCGGTCGAGGCTCCGCGCCCGACCAGCTCGCCCTCGTCGAGGCGTACCGGGCGGCCCTGCCCACCGGGGTGGCACCGCGCATCATGGCGTCGCGCTCGGCGCTGGTCGTCGACACCGATGAGGATGCCCGGCGGTGGCGTGCGCAGGGCATCGACCACTCGCGGCCGATGCTCGCCGCGCAGGGTGTCCCGGTGCCTCCTGAGGTCGATGACGCATCGCTTGCGGCGTACCTCGACCTGCACGTCGGCACCGTGTCGCAGGTTCTGGCGTCACTCGGCAGCGACCCGATCCTGCCGCTCGCGACCGACATCGTCTTCCAGCCGCACCCCGTCGACCCGCCGCACGAGGTGGTTCTGCGCTCGCTCGAACTGCTCGCGCGGGAGGTCGCGCCGGCGCTCGGCTGGGTGCCCCAGAGCTGA
- a CDS encoding CMD domain protein has protein sequence MAPSITHVTDVIDHLIGAEEGDALFALRTQRPDAKQNAQASFDALFASDDLSQVSQLERLAVAYFTVALSQSPTAGFYWDLLDAESPEVLGALAAALPTAVTTGPYGDYPEGPLSVENVAGLHWAPDAALTAVVGERLGAALAHTHLLVYRPRESSPDALQALLDAGWSTTGVVTLSQLVAFLSFQLRVVAGLTALKGELA, from the coding sequence ATGGCCCCCTCCATCACCCACGTCACCGACGTCATCGACCACCTGATCGGCGCAGAGGAGGGCGACGCGCTCTTCGCGCTCCGCACCCAGCGTCCCGACGCGAAGCAGAACGCCCAGGCGAGCTTCGACGCCCTGTTCGCCTCCGACGACCTCTCGCAGGTCAGTCAACTCGAACGGCTCGCCGTCGCGTACTTCACGGTCGCGCTCTCGCAGAGCCCCACCGCCGGTTTCTACTGGGACCTGCTCGACGCCGAGTCGCCCGAGGTGCTCGGGGCGCTCGCGGCGGCGCTGCCGACCGCCGTCACCACCGGCCCGTACGGCGACTACCCCGAGGGGCCGCTGTCGGTCGAGAATGTCGCCGGGTTGCACTGGGCTCCGGATGCCGCACTCACGGCCGTCGTCGGGGAACGTCTCGGCGCCGCCCTCGCCCACACGCACCTGCTCGTGTACCGGCCGCGCGAATCGTCTCCGGATGCCCTGCAGGCGCTGCTTGACGCAGGCTGGTCGACCACCGGAGTCGTCACGCTCTCGCAGCTCGTCGCGTTTCTCAGCTTCCAGCTCCGCGTGGTCGCGGGCCTCACCGCCCTGAAAGGGGAACTCGCATGA
- a CDS encoding alkylhydroperoxidase domain protein has product MTDTVIRHTFDAPNAFTQAELGWEPWLEPLPLGELTERHYLGLVDKRRASNPYFRLLVRDPDILGARTRTDNDIFYNEKGGLSRALRELSAASASRTNGCIFCASVHSRFAAHHSKRPDDVQRLLDDGTSAPQDDPAWRAVIDASVALTVTPGEFGASQVRALREAGLDDLAIADAIHGAAFFNWANRLMLSLGEPTPPQ; this is encoded by the coding sequence ATGACCGACACCGTGATCCGGCACACGTTCGACGCGCCCAACGCCTTCACCCAGGCCGAGCTCGGCTGGGAGCCCTGGCTCGAACCGCTGCCGCTCGGCGAGCTCACCGAGCGGCACTACCTCGGCCTCGTCGACAAGCGCCGCGCCTCGAACCCGTACTTCCGGCTGCTCGTGCGGGACCCCGACATCCTCGGCGCCCGCACCCGCACCGACAACGACATCTTCTACAACGAGAAGGGCGGCCTGTCGCGCGCCCTGCGGGAACTGTCTGCGGCGAGTGCCTCACGCACGAACGGCTGCATCTTCTGCGCCTCGGTGCACTCGCGGTTCGCGGCCCACCACTCGAAGCGACCTGACGACGTGCAGCGCCTGCTCGACGACGGCACGTCCGCGCCGCAGGACGATCCGGCGTGGCGAGCGGTGATCGATGCCTCCGTCGCCCTGACGGTCACCCCCGGCGAATTCGGTGCGTCACAGGTGCGCGCGCTCCGCGAGGCGGGCCTCGACGACCTCGCGATCGCCGACGCCATCCACGGCGCCGCCTTCTTCAACTGGGCCAACCGGCTCATGCTGTCGCTGGGTGAGCCGACTCCGCCGCAGTAG
- a CDS encoding LLM class flavin-dependent oxidoreductase: MTGFAQGIMLPRDIAAADVLRFASRVEELGFDELWVVEDLGFRGGIAQAASVLARTDRIRVGIGILPAAVRNVAFEAMEIATLAQLYPGRVDVGIGHGMPAWIASVGAWQARPLQLLEEHVRALRSLLNGERVTADGRVELHDVGLDASALPAVVPDILLGVRGPRSLAASGRIADGTVLAEPSTPEYVREALGRIASPTPHRIVAYNVAVVRDTDAEAWAAARPGLEWIGEPDWAPHLAPLAFATDLARLRAEAGSRAEFAARLPDEWVAQLSLAGSPATVIHRLRELHEAGVTSSVMIPVGPDPFAAVTALAQVLATAAESAHPATA; encoded by the coding sequence ATGACCGGGTTCGCCCAGGGCATCATGCTCCCCCGGGACATCGCTGCAGCAGACGTTCTGCGCTTCGCCTCGCGGGTCGAGGAGCTCGGGTTCGACGAACTGTGGGTCGTCGAAGATCTCGGGTTCCGCGGAGGCATAGCCCAGGCCGCTTCCGTTCTCGCCCGCACCGACCGGATCCGGGTCGGCATCGGCATCCTGCCCGCAGCCGTGCGCAACGTCGCCTTCGAGGCGATGGAGATCGCGACCCTCGCGCAGCTGTACCCTGGCCGGGTCGATGTCGGGATCGGCCACGGCATGCCGGCCTGGATCGCCTCGGTCGGTGCGTGGCAGGCACGCCCTCTGCAGCTCCTCGAGGAACACGTGCGCGCCCTGAGATCGCTGCTGAACGGTGAGCGCGTCACGGCGGACGGCCGCGTCGAGCTCCACGATGTGGGACTGGATGCTTCGGCCCTCCCCGCCGTCGTGCCGGACATCCTGCTCGGGGTGCGGGGGCCGCGGTCGCTCGCGGCGTCGGGGCGCATCGCGGACGGGACCGTGCTCGCCGAGCCCAGCACCCCGGAGTACGTGCGCGAGGCCCTGGGCCGCATCGCCAGCCCGACCCCGCACCGCATCGTCGCGTACAACGTGGCCGTGGTCAGGGACACGGACGCCGAGGCCTGGGCCGCCGCCCGCCCGGGACTCGAATGGATCGGCGAGCCCGACTGGGCCCCGCACCTCGCTCCGCTGGCCTTCGCGACTGACCTCGCCCGCCTCAGGGCGGAAGCGGGCAGCCGTGCGGAGTTCGCCGCGCGGCTCCCCGACGAGTGGGTGGCACAGCTCTCCCTCGCCGGAAGCCCCGCAACGGTCATCCACCGCCTGCGGGAACTCCACGAAGCGGGGGTGACCTCCTCGGTGATGATCCCGGTCGGACCGGATCCGTTCGCTGCGGTGACCGCGCTCGCACAGGTGCTTGCTACTGCGGCGGAGTCGGCTCACCCAGCGACAGCATGA